TATCGCCCGCCAGGTCCGCGAACAGCGGCTCCTCGAGCGCACGCCGGGCCTCGCCCAGCTGGGTAATCGAAATGCTCATGCCGCCTTCACCTCACGCAAACTCGCGCCGGGCCTGCGCCCCAGCCATAATTTCACTGTCAGCTCGCCGCCTTCGAGCGTCGTCACCACCGGGGCGCCGAACCCCGCCGCAGCGAACCACGTCGCGATCTGGGTATCCGCGAACCCCAGCCGCGCATGCGCATCGCTGACGCGTAGGTCCTCGCGGTCGTGCGCGTCGAAATCAGCGATCAGCAACCGTCCGCCCGGCCCCAGCACGCGCGCCGCTTCGGCAATCGCCGCACCGGGCTGCTGCGCGAAATGCAGCACGTGATGCAGGATCGCGACATCCGCCGCGCCGTCCGCCAGCGGCAGCGCGTACAGGTCGGCCTGGCGCAGCTCGGTATTCGCCCTGCCCTCCAGCTTCGCGCGCGCCAGCCGCAGCATTTCCGAACTCTTGTCGATCCCGAGCGCCGCGTCAGCCTGCCCTGCGAACAGCTCGAGCATCCGCCCCGTCCCCGTGCCGATGTCGATCAACGTCCCCACCGGTCCGTCGCCGAGCACCGCGGCCATCGCCGCTTCGACCTCGCTCTCGGCGATGTGCAGCGACCGGATCGCGTCCCATTCGCCGGCATGCCCCTCGAACCACGCGGCCGCACTCGCGGCGCGATCGGCGCGCACTGCCGCCAGCCGCGCCGCATCCGCGGTCGCCCAGTGATCCGGCTCGGCCTGTTCCCAGCTGTCGATCGCCGCCGCGGCCGGCGCGACCCGCTCGGCGCGCCCGAGCGCGACGAACACCCAGCTGCCTTCCTTGCGCCGCTCGGCAAGCCCCGCGTCGCACAGGATCTTCACGTGCCGGCTGACCCGCGGCTGACTCTGCCCCAACACCTGCGCCAGCTCACCGACCGACAATTCCATACGCCGCAACAGCGCCAGGATGCGCAGCCGCGTGGCGTCGGCAAGAGCACGGAATATATCGAGGGCGACCGTCATGGTTTGTCATATAAAGAATTCTTTATATGCGGTCAACGCGAAGGAAGACTCCGAAAGCGCGAAGCGACGGACCCGAAAGGCGGTTGTCCGCGTTCGTTTGCGCTATGGATCGGCGGAAACCCGGTCCAGACTGCGATTATCCACGGGAGACCATCGATGAAGACGACCTTTGCCCTCGCGCTTGCCCTGACCGCTGGTCTCGCCGCGTGCAGCAACAACGCGCAGAACGAAACCGCACAGGCTGCCGACGCGATCGCGGCCGACGCCAACGCCACCACGCAGAACGCGATCTCCGACGTCGATGCCGCCAGCGATCGCGCGCTCGGCTCGGCCGAAGCGACGATGGACAATGCCGACGTCCATGCCGAGCGCGCCGGTGACCGGATCGAGAACAGCGCCGACCGCGCCGGTGCCGCGATCAGCAACGGCGCCGACCGCGCCGCCGACGCGACCGGCAACGCGCTCGAGCGTGCCGGCAAGTCGCTGAAGGACTGAGC
This sequence is a window from Sphingomonas ginsenosidivorax. Protein-coding genes within it:
- a CDS encoding ArsR/SmtB family transcription factor, which encodes MTVALDIFRALADATRLRILALLRRMELSVGELAQVLGQSQPRVSRHVKILCDAGLAERRKEGSWVFVALGRAERVAPAAAAIDSWEQAEPDHWATADAARLAAVRADRAASAAAWFEGHAGEWDAIRSLHIAESEVEAAMAAVLGDGPVGTLIDIGTGTGRMLELFAGQADAALGIDKSSEMLRLARAKLEGRANTELRQADLYALPLADGAADVAILHHVLHFAQQPGAAIAEAARVLGPGGRLLIADFDAHDREDLRVSDAHARLGFADTQIATWFAAAGFGAPVVTTLEGGELTVKLWLGRRPGASLREVKAA